The Primulina huaijiensis isolate GDHJ02 unplaced genomic scaffold, ASM1229523v2 scaffold208196, whole genome shotgun sequence genome contains the following window.
AGCAACTGAGATAGGTGAAGGTCTCCTAAGATTTCGAGCCTCCAGGTTGGATAGAGACTCTGATTCTGAAGGGGTTAATCTCCTGTTGCTACCCCTTCCTTGAGATAAATTCTGCACGAGCAACATCAAAACTGTCAAGAGAATCTGACATTATCTAAGAAATAGAAAAAAAGAACATTATGTCATGATATGAGCTTTGTAATTGAAGCTCTGAGCAGAATCATTCAGAAAATATATTAAGCGTTTTAATATGCATTGCAATAACATCAACAATTACTTTAATTTTGAGAGAACAAGAAACATCATGAAGCAAGAAAATTCTAGGCCACATAGATTCTTTAATAGTTAATATTCTCATTAATTGACCAACCAAAAACAACAGCAATAAGGAACATCGAAATTTCCAGATTACATTAACTGCTTGAGTCTTGACATAACCCATTTGATAGGTTTAACTGGCAAAAACTGTTATTTTAATAAGAAAAGAGTTTAGATAGCAGAATGAGTAGTTTACGAGCAAGTAACGTACGCGATCATATAAGTCATATCATCAATATCAAAACCTAAATCTAAATATCGCACTTAATCGGACCTCGTATTTCAAGAACCCTTCTAAAACATCCAAAAGCAGAGGACCGCTGTCTCCATTCCGATTAAGATCATGCCCATTCTTGCTGCCAAATTCTTTTAATTCAGATTTCCAGGAATCTTTTGTCTGAAAATGAATAGGAAATCTAACAACTCATAATTACATAACCGTGACAATAAGAGTGAGAAAAGTGATAAGAGTAAGTAGAAAATACCAGATTACACTCTGGTGAGTAGACTTTTAATGTGTGACTCAATTGAGCCCACTCCAAGTACTCACATACCAATGCAGTCAAAAGCCTTCCTGTAATTAATGAAACAAAATTACTGGAAAAAAGTTTGAGTATATTAATCATTCTTGATTTTTCTAAGCTTAAAATGCACCCATTTCAGAAATAATAATCCAAATACAGCTTGTTATAAGTAGCATAAAAGATAATGCCATAGAGTTTGAGGTCACTTCATAGTCTTGTCACATAACATCGATAACCCTTAAACTATACTGAAGTTTTCAAAGTCCTGCAATTCATTTTCTATTCGCAGATAGAGCAGAAAGAGAACAAGACGCAGGCGGATGAAGTATCACCGTGGTGTTAAATGCGCACAGGACCATTATTACCTCGTAAGATAATGGATGAGATGGAAAAGTTCCAAGAGAGGAAGAAAACCACAGAACCAGATCCCCCAGATGCTACATTCTTATGTTTGTTACCCTAAGGGAGGCTGGCATTGGATGCGAATCATGTTAGAAGGAGAACTGGTGTAGAATCTCTATCTTGAAGAAtgcaatagaaaataatttacCAGGGAATGTTCACCTAACTCAAATTGTATCTAGTTAAAAAGAAAATGGCGGGATTGAGCTTCCCTCCGCAAAACTAGGGGATTTGGGATTGAATACAAATAGGTATCAAAGGCAAATGAAACTCAAATAAATGGATCGGTATCTTCGAATCAGGGATAAAAAGGAATGGGAACGTTGAAACTTATGTACCTGAAGGAGAGTTATGTAGTTGCTTATGTACCTGAAGGAGAGTTATGTAGTTGCTTAGCACGGTCGTTGCAGCTACCCAGTAGTGCAGGAGGTAGACCTTCTTTCTCTATGACTCGATCCTCTTCTTCAATTGCTTCAAACACACTAGCTCTCAGCTCAGCCTACCAACAAATAACAGCAGAATTATCAAATCTTGCCCGAAAACAACCACAGTGACACTCTTTCGCTATCTCCGAGAGTGCAAATTTATTTACATGTGCCTTTTTATTAACATTACATGTCTACCAACTGAAATCCCAGAATTACTTTAGAATCTTAGGTATACCACGCACTTACTGGCATCACTAGGCAAGTATTTAGTTAATATTAATCATATTCCGCAcagataaaaacataaaatctgcAAAGCTAAGTATAATTAGAACTCGTCCCAAGTTCATCCATTAAAACATCCAAGAATGAGAATAAGCGTACCCAAAGTTCAGAGGGTAAAATCACAAATACAACATCCACTCAACTCTCTCGATCAATCACAACATTCTTACAAAAATCGACCTAAATAAACCTCATTTCATAAACTATAAAAGGTCCAACTAACCGACTCGAAATTACCGATCCTTACGGCCTTCTTCAGTTAAAATCTCAGATTTCATACCACGAGCTAAAATGTAAACAGTGATGGCATCAAATTAAGAGGGGAAACATAGAATTGGAGGGTGGGGGAAGCTAACTCGGATCTTGGCAAGGACCCCCTTCTTCTCGAGAGTGCGAgtgactagggttttcaaatcCATTATTTCTCTGGTGTAATCGTCCATTTTCAGTGGAAATTTCCCCCAATTCTCAGTTCAGAAACTGAGTGACCTTCGCTTTGCCTTTCCCGTGTGCGTGTTCGAATTTCTGATGTTGGATTTTGGATTTCatgagaatttattttattatatctaaaaattaaatagcttggcaaatattattttaatttttaaatttgatcattttgtgaggatttatagataaatatacaatttgtatagttttaaataaattaaaaggaTCCGAGTGAATATTAGCCTTAGGAATTAGAGATGTCATTGGGTTCGGGTTTTACCCAGAACCGCAATAAACCCGTCTCAAACGGGCATATCAAATGGGTCATAGGACGGGTCTCGGGTCTAATTTTTCAAGGTCCTATAATATATGTCTTATACTCGTCCCATATATGTGCATATAAACATTTTAGggttttagtttaattaatgTCCATTTGGGGATGTCGATATTTTTTTGGAGAGCTAGTAGCTCTTTTTTGTATGTAAATCATCATGtcgtgaaaatattttatttgtcattATTAAGTGTGTTGAATAaatgaattagttttctattgtgttgtatttagatgcttgttttttttttgtaattcagtCATATGAGAagaaaattattgttttcattttaaaaaaatcgagtCTCACGGGTCTAACCGGCCCCGTTTGGTATTCGGGGTGGGGCGGCTCTGAAGAATATTTAACTGGGGTGGTGTGGGTAATGAGTCAAAGTTTTTTCATAGAGTGTGTCTTGGGTCTAGCCATATTCGTCCCATATACGTCTCATTGACATCtctattaaaaatatatgactATAGATTTGAATCTCCAAATCCCCATATAAATTACAataatcttattttaaaattatgtgtctaaactttttaacaaaaatatttattgagaaaatttgaaagaaaaatgaaacaagTCAAACGAGAAGCATAAAATTTTTCAAGTAAAAACAAAATTGGGatacttatattttatttcttctgAGAAAAcataaaatgataattttatgaACAAAACTCATAATTGAGATATTGGAATTgaataagataaataaaaaaaaaaattcagagaaaACATC
Protein-coding sequences here:
- the LOC140966891 gene encoding protein TONNEAU 1a-like; its protein translation is MDDYTREIMDLKTLVTRTLEKKGVLAKIRAELRASVFEAIEEEDRVIEKEGLPPALLGSCNDRAKQLHNSPSGRLLTALVCEYLEWAQLSHTLKVYSPECNLTKDSWKSELKEFGSKNGHDLNRNGDSGPLLLDVLEGFLKYENLSQGRGSNRRLTPSESESLSNLEARNLRRPSPISVAGGLPPLGRPLPVSQSSGK